One Kitasatospora sp. MAP12-44 DNA segment encodes these proteins:
- a CDS encoding HNH endonuclease, translating to MPKRFCLDCKVLFDARTGRSRCPTCQAALEARMNARPKANTTRRGLGWAHQQRRRAEVSADMRCWICGQPGSEGDPITADHEVPRAQGGGDSPLRPAHRSCNSRRGAQQRAAQP from the coding sequence ATGCCCAAACGCTTCTGCCTGGACTGCAAGGTGCTGTTCGACGCGCGCACCGGTCGCAGCCGCTGCCCGACCTGCCAGGCCGCGTTGGAGGCCAGGATGAATGCCCGGCCCAAGGCCAACACCACCCGGCGCGGCCTGGGTTGGGCGCACCAGCAACGGCGGCGCGCCGAGGTGTCGGCGGACATGCGGTGCTGGATCTGCGGCCAGCCTGGCAGCGAGGGCGACCCGATCACCGCCGACCATGAGGTGCCGCGCGCCCAGGGCGGCGGCGACAGTCCCCTGCGGCCGGCGCACCGGTCGTGCAACAGCAGGCGCGGCGCCCAGCAGCGAGCGGCGCAACCATGA
- a CDS encoding MerR family DNA-binding transcriptional regulator produces MDALLTGPEAAALCGVDPATIRSWKRRGLLEPAGLDDRGRPLYRQLAVAQTEARTRERAGRSLPEC; encoded by the coding sequence GTGGATGCGCTCCTGACCGGCCCGGAGGCGGCCGCGCTCTGCGGCGTCGACCCGGCCACCATCCGCAGCTGGAAACGCCGCGGTCTCCTGGAGCCAGCCGGCCTGGACGACCGAGGGCGGCCGCTCTACCGGCAGCTCGCCGTCGCCCAGACCGAGGCCCGCACCCGCGAGCGCGCCGGCCGCAGCCTGCCGGAGTGCTGA